The genomic stretch ATCTCAGCCCCCCTGCGCATGCAGCCGCACCGGCAGCGCGCGGAACGTCCTAAGGAACGCGGAGGGTTCCCGGGTCGGCTGCTCGGCCAATGCCAGCGTGGGGAAGCGCGCCTGGATCCGCGGCAGGCTCTCGGCCAACTGCACCCGGGCCAGTTGCGCACCGAGGCAGAAGTGGATGCCGTGGCCGAAGCTCAGCATGATCTTCCCGTCGGTCGACATGCCAGGAGTGGTGCCGTAGAACCGCGCGGGATTGAAGCGGTCGGGGTCGGCGAAGGCGTCCGGGTCGCGATTGCCGGCCGCGATCAGCACGCGCACGTCCGCGTTCTTCGGGATCACCACGCCGCCCAGTTCGATGTCGCGCTGGGCGATACGCGGAATGGAGCTGAACATGGCAGGCGCGTCGCAGCGCAGGACTTCTTCGACGAATGCCTTCACCCCCACGGCGTCTCCCTGCAGCCAGTGCCGCTGTTCGGGATACGCCAGCATCGCCAGGACCGCATGGTCGATGGTTGCAGCAGTGGTGGCGAAGCCGCCCAGCAGCATGCCCCACAGCATGCTGATCAACTCCGCATCCGACAGCGTGTCGGCATCGTCGTCGTGTACGCCGACCACCATCGACACGATGTCGTTGCAGGGACCGGTGCGCTTGCGCTGTATGAGGTCGCTAAAGTAGGCCTGCACCCTGGCGCTGGCCGCGTCCGCCGCGGCGAGCTGAGGATCGCTGGCGTGTGGGCTCAGGCCTTCCAGAATGGCGCCGATGCCGGCGGCAAGCCCGAACATGTCGTCCTGGGGCATGCCGAACAGTTCGGCGAAGACCAGCATGGGCAAGGCCAGCGCGAATTCCCAATGCAGGTCCACCGCCTCCCCGCGCTCCAGCGCGGGCGCCATGCCGTCCAGGCGCGCTGCGACGATGCGCGCGATGCTCGGCCGCAGGTTGTCGATCTGGCGCATGGTGAAATCGCGCGAGATCAGCCGGCGCAGACGCGTATGCGTCGGTGGGTCCTTCATCGCTAGCGTGGACGCCAGCAGTTTGAGTGACAGGCTGGTCGCCGCACGCGGGAAATAGCGCGCCAGTTCGCCCGGCGCCGGTCCCCGAAACGCATCGCCCGTGGCCTTGAGTGCCCAGTAGATGTCGGCGTGGCGGCTCAACAGAAAGAGGCCCGACGCCGCGCGATGCACCGGATCGTGCTCGCGCAACCACCGCATGAACGGATACGGGTCGTGGATGCACGCTGGCGACGCCAGTTCGGCGAAGGCGTCCCGGCATGCTGCCGTGGTTTCTTGCACGTCCATCTTGGTTACCTGTTGGCTGGCTGATCTGACCGGCGCGCGCTAGGCGCGCCGGCAAATTGCGGAGAAGATCACGATTCCCGGCGGCGTCCGTGCATCACCAGAGCACCGGCAACTCCTCGAACCCGCCAGTGATGATCTCCTTGCGCAACTTCAGTTCTTCGGGCGCCACGGCCAGGCGCAGCGCGGGAAAGCGCTGGAAGATCGAACCGACCACCACCTTGAGTTCCAGCCTGGCCAGCGCCATGCCGATGCAGTAGTGCGGCCCGTGCGAGAACGTCAGGTGCGGATTTTCGTCGCGTCCGATGTCGAAGGTTTCCGGGTCGTCGAAATAGCGCGGATCGAACGACGTCGCCGGCAGGCCGACGAGCACCTTGCTCTCCGCGGGAATATGCACGCCCGCGATAGTCACGTCGGTCCTCGGATAGCGCATGATGCCGTCCCAGCCCGCGCCCGGCGGGTACATGCGCAGGATTTCCTCCACCGCCTTGTCCACCAGGGATGGATCGCCGACTAGGCGTTCGCGCTGTTGCGGATGGCGGAACATGGCCAGCAGGCCGAATTCGATCTGCGCGACGGTGCTCTCGTGCCCCGCCACCAGCATGCCCGCCGCCAGGCCGATCGCCTCTTCCTCGGTCGCATTGCCCTGCTCGACCGCCGCGAGCAGATCTGTCAGCAGGTTGTCGCCCGGATCCTGGCGCTTGTCCCACATCTTGCCACGAATGTAGGCGCGCAGTTCTTCCCAGGCCAGGCGCGACGCGCTGCGAGGGCCGCTTTCATGCTGATGCGTCATCACCTCGTCGGACAGCCCGGCGAAAAAGGCGTGATCCTCGTAAGGCACGCCCATCAGCGCGCTGATGAGCATGGCCGGCAGCGGAAAGGAGAGGTGGCGCTTCAGGTCGGCGGGCTGGGGCTGGGCCGCCAGCGTCTCGAACAACTGCGCGGCGATCGCCTCGACCTGCTGCGCGAGCAGCTTCACCCTGCGGTTGCTGAAGGCAGGCGCCACGATCGTGCGTAACCGGGCATGCTCGCCCCCCTCATGCGAGACCAGCCACCCCGGCGAACCGAGAATCACCGAATCCGGGGTGAATGCCGCCGGCGGCATTCCCGCGGGCCGGAACGCCGCGTCGGACAGCGCCGCCTTGGCCTCGTCGTAGCCTGTCACCCACCAGCCTTCGTGCCCGGAGGGGAAGCGCACGCGGTGGATCGGACCGTTGGCGCGTAGCGCCAACATCTCGGGCGAGGGCTCGATGTGGTCGACGCGCCACATCGGCAGCGTCGGCAAGGGCTGTTCGGACATGGTGGCACTTCACTCTCTAGCGATGGAAGGGCGGAAGGCGCTGCGGGCAGCGAATGACGTAGGACGGCAATTGAACGTCCTGCGCGGCGTAGCCCGACTCGATTATCAAGATCGGCCAACGTGTAACTGCCTAGGCATACCGCGCGGCGAGATGCAGAACTTTACCCTGCGCCTTCGAGTTCAGGATAAGACGAGTGGTGGGCCTTTGAGTCGCAGCCGGCCATCAAGATTTCCTGCGCAAGGGTCGACAAGGGCGGCAGCCTGTTTGGGTACGGGGCGGTTTCGCCGAGGCCCCCTTGCATAGAATGCTATCTGATGCGGATTTGACATTTTGCTTTTCTTTCTCCGTTTCATCGATCGCGGTGTCATCCACGAAATGAAGGTCGGTCGGCGGCTCCCGGCTCCCAACGAAGCAGTCTCAAAACTCGTGCCAATTTGGCCGACCCAGCAGAAGAAAAACATTGTGATTACTTTTCAGCGGATTAGCCTGAGGCCAGACAAGAGCTTGGCGAAATAGGCCGGTGTCGCGGACCCAACAAAGACGACAGAAGAGTGTCGGATAGGCGACACCTTCTTTGTCAGTTGTCCTGTCCTGGAATGATGGCAGGCCACCTGACCCTATTGACCCATAGGAGGTTGGCTCAGGGGTTCACCTGCTTGCTAAGGGGCGCGCTCGAGGCGGCTTGCGGGCGCGTTGCCAATGCAACACTAGCTATCCGCAACACCGCCATCTGGGGCGAAGCCGGCACGGCCTGCGCGTCGGAGTCCAAGAAGTTCGGCGCTTGTGAAATGACGGAATGGCATGTCCGCTATGGCGGTCGCGGCGTGATGACCTACTGGCATGTCGAAAAGGGCTCGACCTGCATTTTCTCGCAACTCAAGCGCTGTTCGTCTTCGGAGGTCGCCGCGATGATCAAGGGCGTGCTGCGACACTGCACCAACGTGGAGATTCAGGGCCAATATTCGACAGCGGCCATGGCCAGAGCGCCGTCGGCGCCGCTTTTTGC from Mesorhizobium sp. NZP2077 encodes the following:
- a CDS encoding cytochrome P450, encoding MDVQETTAACRDAFAELASPACIHDPYPFMRWLREHDPVHRAASGLFLLSRHADIYWALKATGDAFRGPAPGELARYFPRAATSLSLKLLASTLAMKDPPTHTRLRRLISRDFTMRQIDNLRPSIARIVAARLDGMAPALERGEAVDLHWEFALALPMLVFAELFGMPQDDMFGLAAGIGAILEGLSPHASDPQLAAADAASARVQAYFSDLIQRKRTGPCNDIVSMVVGVHDDDADTLSDAELISMLWGMLLGGFATTAATIDHAVLAMLAYPEQRHWLQGDAVGVKAFVEEVLRCDAPAMFSSIPRIAQRDIELGGVVIPKNADVRVLIAAGNRDPDAFADPDRFNPARFYGTTPGMSTDGKIMLSFGHGIHFCLGAQLARVQLAESLPRIQARFPTLALAEQPTREPSAFLRTFRALPVRLHAQGG
- a CDS encoding cytochrome P450 → MSEQPLPTLPMWRVDHIEPSPEMLALRANGPIHRVRFPSGHEGWWVTGYDEAKAALSDAAFRPAGMPPAAFTPDSVILGSPGWLVSHEGGEHARLRTIVAPAFSNRRVKLLAQQVEAIAAQLFETLAAQPQPADLKRHLSFPLPAMLISALMGVPYEDHAFFAGLSDEVMTHQHESGPRSASRLAWEELRAYIRGKMWDKRQDPGDNLLTDLLAAVEQGNATEEEAIGLAAGMLVAGHESTVAQIEFGLLAMFRHPQQRERLVGDPSLVDKAVEEILRMYPPGAGWDGIMRYPRTDVTIAGVHIPAESKVLVGLPATSFDPRYFDDPETFDIGRDENPHLTFSHGPHYCIGMALARLELKVVVGSIFQRFPALRLAVAPEELKLRKEIITGGFEELPVLW